GGGCACAATGCGTTTTTTGACGAACCGTCGCACGAGAGGCTGACTAATGCGGCGCCTCCTCTTAGATTTTTCCTACAAAGATTCACTCTTGCCTTGACGGACTTCGAGGAGTCTTTGTTTCCAAGTGGACAGGGGGGCAAATTAATGGGCCAGAAAAACAGAGCTATCAACAAAAACGACCCATAAACAAACTGGTCGAATTCCTGGCAATAAGAACGGCATTCTGTGGCTCTTACCTAAGAATATGGTTCACACTGTTGTTTTCTCAATACTTTCGTCGAAAACGattgagtttgaacagttcaaatCTCATGCTCTTATTAAATCTCATGCTCTTATTGACTCGTACAAATTACGGCAGTTCACGCTCTCCCATATATTTGGAAGTCTCCGGAGGATTGATGGAACTTGTCAAATCGGGTGCACGTCAGTTACTTAACTTGTTGCGACAGAGATGATTTATGCGTTGCAAGGCGTTGCTCCTGTTTTTGGAGAGACTGGGACCTCAGAAACAATGTAATAAGGATGTTATTTAGGCACCGGGATTTGTTCACGAGGATCGACGGACACGCGGCCTACTCCCCAAAGCATGACAACAGGCGCCAAAACAAGAAGGTGCTAATCTGTATAATCTAATTAACTATTGACCAAAGAACTACATAGTAAACTTTAAACTATTTTTCAGCATGGATTTTCTATTACATGAATTTTAACCGAGAAAATGCCGGTGAAAACCTTGTATACCGATATCATGCTATGGGAAGCAGGGCGTGTAAAAAACTCCCATACATACTCTCTTCTTCAGGCATGCCATTGTATTCAAAACAAATAAGGATTTCTGAAGGGTACTACTATTTTATATGAATGCATCGCTTTTTATTCAGCAAGGAAAACACTATTTCCCATTATTTACATTTCACTGCCATATCTTTTGTAAAACAAATCCTGAAGTAAATCCTAGCTGTCTCAGATGTAAGATACTGATCTACACGTATATACTTTAGAATTTCTTATGACCATGGTGGTCTCTGAAAATCTGGTTGCAGAATGAGCAGACGGAAACTAAATTCAAGCCATTTTGAGTACAGCCACGGTGAGATATACTCGTCAGTTCTTGGAGCTCCATCTTCAGCTTCTGGTTCTCCTTGATTAGCCTTTCAGACTTTCTCTTCAAATAATCGTAATCTGCTGCGATATGCTTCTGCTTGctcctaaaattttggtcaaatcaactATCAGAAAACTAATACTACAAACAACCTGATAAATAGACAATTTTGGTCACGGTACCTGGCTCTTCTGTTCTGAAACCAGACTTCGACTTGCTGCGGTTTTACATTCAGCCTCTTCGCCAGCCCTTGCTTCATAGACTAGTTGTCTTTTTAACCATAATATCAACTTTTCTATGATAATAACATGGGAGTTCTAATGCCTGAAAATGCTAGGAAATATTTTGACATGAACTTACAGTATCAAGAGTGCAATGTTCTCCATAGACGCCTTCAAGTAACATGACCTGTTCATCGGAAAGACGTAGCTTCTTCCTCGTGTGGCCATCGCTGTTCTCGTCGTCACCTTGATCTGGGAACTGGAGACTGAATCCGATAGGTGATTTTGGATTGGAGCCAGTGCCTCTCTTATATTTGGAGTGCTGGCTAGTAGCTCCAATGCCAAGGGAAAGGGCAGTCATTTCATCTATTTCTTCTTCCATATGAGCTGTGTTTCTTGATTGGAGACCATCAGTCAGAGCAGAAGCATGCATATATTGTGGAGGACGTGTGGCAGTTTTGTTGGTGCGTCCTTAATTTGGTAATGACTCCAATTGGGGAGCAAAGACTGCAATAACAATGATACTTAGAGGGCCAATTAACTGGCATTGTAATTGTTATCGGGGGTTTCTTCAGAACCCATCATGCCGGAGACTATGCAAGCAAAAGATGGATTATCAGAATTTTTTAATTATTATTACACCTTTCCAAGGTTCTTTGAGGGGAAGAATCGAACAAGTTTTCAGTTACTGGACGTATTAGAAACAGTACACAATATAAGAGCCAGCGTTTATTGTTGTGCTGGCTGTTTCGTTTGGCCAAGTTTACCGTAACCTAAAGCCGTAATTACTCTTATGGTGAGTTCATTATTCTCATATATTGTATGCCTTCTTATAGGCATATATTTCACTTTTTCGAAAAAATGGGCAACCTGGCCTCCGTATCAACATGATGCATATGACCTCTTTATTACTTTATTGCAAAGTTTATATCACAATTATTACAGCTCAAATATCGCATAGGGTCGATACTTGTATCAACCAACGGAAGATCAAAACACGATGGGAGCAACGATACATCAGCAATTGATTCCCAACCGCACTAGCTGAAAAACTCCTGAGCCGTCTCCAACCGGTTGCACCCATAAAGGTGATCATAGAGCTACCAAAATGATGAAGCTTTCGATTTTGTAAACACAATGTCATTTCGCATATTCCATAAAACCCATAACATGCACGGAGCATACCACCCAcctgtgtttgaataagatcttTCTTTGGAATTCCCTTTAAGCAATTACTAAAGAGGTTTGTAATTTCTTTAGGTGGTGCCAAATTGGATGTCATATAAATTATGCGTCAAATAATTTGAGAAAATGGGCAATCTATGAACCGATGTTGTATCGATTCTTTTTTATCCTTTCCTTGGCAGCCATCATTGCCGGCGGTACCCAAGACGAGTTGCCCTCAGCCTCTGGGGCTAGATTAGATCTATCTGGTGGATTGGAGATTTAGTGATCTAGGGTCTCTAGTGGGGCCAGGGCTTTAAAGGTCCCCCACCGCCTCTTCTTCTTCATGTTGGGAATAAGGATGACAATTTTATCCACGGGTATTGTACCCGCATGGGCAGGGTATGAGTACATTTTTATACTCATAGGTAGTAACCATACCCTACCAGTTAGGTTATGGATATGGCACGGGAATAACCTCGTACCCGTCGGTATACCCATACCTTACCCGTTTATTGTCAATTTTTCATGTCACGCGTCTATTTTTGTTGACTTATGAAATAGAATATTAGATTGCGATTTCTATATTTTGTTAATTGTTATGTACTCaactacatgttatgagttgacatAATTCATTTTTTAATCAAATTTGCTATCAATAAATGTAAATTGCGAGTAACATGTGTTCAATTTGACCTACCCACCGGGTATTAAATAGGTTGGGTACCCACTGGGATGGGTATAGTTTTTATCTGTAGGTATGGGCAGAAGTTTGCACACCTTAACTATACGGGTATGGGTACACTATAGCTCTACCCTGTACATACCCTACCTATTGCCATCCTTAGTTGGGGACGGACTCCCCGCTTCCTTCCTTCTATGTGCGGCGTGTGACGCGCATGACCTCTCTCAGCACCCGACGGTGATCCGTTCGACTCTCgtaaggtggcggcggcgggatggCGAAATCACCCATATCGCTAAGCCTTGACCTAACAGAGTTGACCGACTAGCAGATTGTTAACGTTATGTGACGTTTTGGTACTTCGACCTGGAGTATTTCCGCACCAGGAAGTCAAATGAGAAGAATGGAatattttttcgaaatgggagcatcgcctcaacctctgcatccaaaggatgcacacaacttttctttattaaattattcgTAAAGCTTTACAAGGGAGATAGAAAGATCAACTTGAAGCCACCTTTCTAGCGACAACTCGCTATACCTATAAGTGCGATGAAGGGGGTGACCATGAACAAGGTCATTACCCTGACAATACACCAACGCACATCATCTAAAACTGAATGCTTTCCCAAGCCGCCCATTGGCGGCTGAGAAGCACAACCAGTCAAGCGGACCCACGCACGCCATTACACATGCCACAGAAATTGCTACCGTCGTCTTCCTCTCACCCATCTTCAAGAGGGAGCACCGCATTGACCTTGCCAGACCTGCCGTCGAtgtcaccatgacgccagacagctccaccatcctgcacgcatCCAGCAGTCCGCGCCCGTCTTCGATACCCTGCAGCTCCACGCCACCGAGAATCATCGACGTcaacgtggtagatgaacaccactctaccaagatccacctccatacagccgctgctccaaaaacgatgccccaagaggtagaacgacgcaggaagcgacgtcatcatccgatccgggagacccagatctagggtttcccccggagcagcacgagtgagtagccgcagactgcgacgacgatgccttcaagaaggaagcgacgcTTAACGCCGCCATAGCCCGCCAATCGTGGCACGGTTTTCACCGACAGCCGCGAGTCCACTCGGCAAGAGAAAGAGGAGAGGCCAACAAAGATGATGCCTTCGCAAGGGGACGACGCCaatagccgccgccatcatccgccaagaacgaTGTCAAGGCGCGGTTTTCACCGGTGGCCCCTTCACCGCTAGCTCGTCGTCGACTAGATCTTCATCGCCGGAGTAGACGGATCTCGTGATCCGCCACCCCAGCAACCAGccgacctcctccggcgaagaagGAAGCCACCACCACCAAACCCGGATCAGATCCTGGGCACCCTCTTTGACTCAGAGATAGCCAAGAGGAAACCCTGCAACCGCCGAAGGTCGgcagcgccgccgcccgccgaggCCCAAAGGGCTCGGGGCCAAAGACCACCACGAACATCGCCGATGCGTGATCTCCCCagtcgccgccatctcagatcgcTGCTGCTTGAAAGGAGTGGAGGGACGCCGCCGCACCCCGATCGCCAGGCTGAGGaaggccgccgccgcgccgctggGGCTTTGCCCGGAGACGCtccgggcggcggcggagaggaGACCGGGCAGAGGAGGGCTAGGGGAGGGAGGGAGGAATGGGCGCGCCGACGCGGCGTGGCGGCCGCCGCACGGACGCGAGAGAAGAATGGAATATAGCTTTCACGTTTCACTGGAGCTTCTCCTTGGAAGGAATCCTAGTGTTATTTTTCTTGAGGAGCTAAAAGAAAGGCCAGTCAAAGAGATTGTTGATGCCCTAGTTCATGGCGAAGCAAGCAACCGAGGAAGAGATGAACAATGTTGCCTCCCTTGCAGATATGTGCTTACAGTTTCGGGAGGGGGACCCACCATGAAGGAGGTGGAGATGTCTCTACAGCCTCTGCGGAAAAAGAAGGCCGTATGCATGCCATGTTCCTATAGAAAATGTTGGGGACTTGCAATCTTTTCCAGGAACAAGAGCTAATGAAAGTGTTCACTCTCACTCCGATGATACAACTGGTTCAGTCTCCACGAACAGCTCTCGATACTATATACCCTGGAGCAGTAGTTCATTTTATCTCTGATACTATTGACCATCTAACATGGCAGTGCTAACTGTACTgtttataagagcatctccactcgtccccccgaggaggcccccggcgagcgttttttccatccggacggcgaaattcggcccagtcgcgcccccggttcctcgttttcgtccggatttgggcctaaattcatccggcgatcccacgccccccccggccccccggggagctctcggggactccggacgagtgaaaagcggggaagggcccgatctgtcggtgactcgacgcccgaaccccaccgccacgtcgctcaaattctcccccacccctcgtatctctctcgccgccggcaccaccccgccggcttgttgcccagattgcgccgccactccttccccacctgcctatattccgccgtgtttggacgacggcctatctggctgctcttccgccggcctgttttccggcctgcttgctcgtcgtcgctcgcggctcgggttgcctcgaccacgcccgtcaggtgttcgtccatttgcctcgccggccatggactcggacgaagaggaggagcagatgttcgtcgagcttatgcaagaagagatggcgcGGCCGCCCAAGGcaacgagcacatgatgatccttggttgcttggcaagcatgtacgccggactggcaactcgtcggcgtggtgggtcggcacgaggtcgccggaagtgcaagccgagacagcgaatggagggctactgcatgttgtacgccgactacttcgccgacaatccattgcacggtgagactgttttccggcgtcgtttcaggatgagcagaaagctatttctgcaaattgtgtatgccatccgccactttgatccctacttcagatgcaaggcggattgcactggtttggttggattttcgtcaactgcgaagtgcacggtggctatgaggatgcggcgtatggagctcccggtgatctgcagatgactatcttcggatggcggagtccaccgcccttgattgtttctaccggttctgcgggGCCGTCATAGCGATGTTCGGGGACTATTTCTTGAGATCACCCATCGTCGAAGACACtcggaggatccttgcaacaaatgaagctagaggttttccagggatgcttggaagcattgatcgcatgcattggcaatggaagaactgtccgtttgcgtggcggggaatgtacaagggtcacaaaaaggcTGCACTTTGTGATACTTGAAgcggtggctacccatgatctttggatttggcactctttctttggtatgcctggatccaacaatgacatcaacgtcctaaagcgctcccggtcttttccaagcttgttgagggtcatgctccccggtggactatgtgatcaatgagtcggcactacaacaaaggatactaccttgcagacggtatcaatccaaagtgggcaacatttgtgaagacgatGTCCAACACTAGCACCCACAAACTTTGCGAGtgtgtcaagaaacaagaagcttgccgaaaagacgacgAGATTGCATTTGGTGTCCTACGAGAGATTTCtttgtcgtccggttccccgctatgacttggtccaaagatcggatgtgggaggtgatgacgtgctgtgtgtgcctacagaacatgattattgaagattagcgaaagcatccggttcctctggctgagcaagaagcaccatatgagagagagggtcctcttgcacagcctaatcaccaggtgcctccatcatgggccgccttcattgctatgcgccaggagattcgagactctacaatgcaccagctgctacaagatgatctggtggagcacatatggaggctccgaggcaacgccaacgccgacgccaactagtctgtcttaatttgtttgaaaaattgtgaaatttgtgtgcttcatttgtttcagcacttgttaaacattgtactgttatcgccgaatttgtttcagcaattttcgtcctcttgtttgccgaacttgttaaattttatgttgaatttgtttgaaatatgtcaaatggtcgaggttgggggtttcctgccggggggacggctggaacttcggcgctccccacgccaaaacttcatccaatccggacgaaaatttcgccggatttgggcgtggggagcgccaacgagtggggatgctctaacccCATTGCCTTCACCATTCCAGTTTTGAACTGGTTAATTATAGCAAGAGATTGTTATCAGTAAAGTCATGGCTCACTCGGTACAGATATATATGGTCTATCGATTCATGCTGTCGTTGTAGAATGTACAGTCTCTGGAGATGTTGAATTGATGCAATATTAAATGAGCTGTGGAACATTATACACAAAGAAGCATGTTTCATGCAAATATTACGTGAAAGTATCCAGGAAAAGTCAAATCAATCTCAGCTAAAGGTAAGGGCAAGGTCTACATCCAAGCCAAAACATCAAGAATAACCCCATCGCGCTTGTAACATACAAGGTAAGAGCAGTATGGTTTTTTAGAACTTAACTTTTCAGATGAAATACAGCCCTTGAGGAATGGGAGGAAAAACAGTTACATTCTCGGGAATCAGTTGTACAAATTCAAGACTTGTGTACAATCATGGTACTGAAATCAGGTCAACACAATATCTCATGTTATCATTTCTCTTATTTGGGAAGATTCAACACAAGAAAACTTGGCTAGCCTATTTAGCCTTATGCGCTCCCtgcttggccagctcctccaactTCTTGTCAATCTGCGCTTCCGTCAAGCCATCCAAGTGCACACACCTCTCCACACCCATATCTGAACAGTACATCAAGAGATATTATTAACATATGGTGATACATATATGCGAAGTTACATGACACACCTATCGCATTCACTTCATACAATAATCCAATATCATATTCATGAAACAAAAAAAAGCCATATATGGAATGTCCAAACAGAAATTAAGCATGGAATGCGTTACATGAAGAAGAAACAAAATATATTCAGTAATTGGTATGCAGTTCTTTGTAAGTCATAACGGCCTAGCCCTGTGTTTGCATAACTGTTTATCACTTTCCGCTTAGGATGGCTTGCCCACTTCATTGAGATAAATTGACAAGGGGTAACAAGCGAAGCTTATGAACTACACTACAGAGATGTTACATGTTAACAGAAACAGAGGAAGAACTACTTAAAGATACATAAAATAGGTTGGACTGGGTAAGGTTCAAATCCTGATCCTATTTGATCAAACCCAGATTGGCATTCGATGTCATGCCGGATAGGTCAAACAATCTAAAGTGAACCAAGAATGAAATTGCACACAGAAACATCAAAAGTCAAATTTTGCATCAGTTTAACTAGTTCCCAGGGTTATTTAGCTATTGTAATGGACCAataaatgtccaaactgaaactttatTCTTCAAAAAAATTCTTTATCAAAACTTTATCGGCATCACTGGTGATTCTATGTACAAGCTGCAGGATCAGTCGACCCTATTATGAAAAAAAAAACTTATCTTTGATTATACTGGAGCAAATCTCAACAAAATCTGAGGAGCGTCAATTGACCCCACAGGGTTTTGGGTCTGGAACCAGCACTGACCAGCATAGATATATAGGAGTATATGTTTCTAGGTCTATGTAaaaaactccagataagaaaccCTGCTTCTATAAGGATAATACTGCCATACATATATATTTCTCTGGAATAATTGTATGGTAGTGTTCGTTGAAGGGTCATGACGAGCAGAACGATGGTGTCAGTAGAGCAgtcaatggctacaacaaatgctTGTTGAGGGTACATCAATGACCCTGTTTGACAATTTCTGTCAAATGGTTCAAGCCATCATCTACGATGAACTAAGCTTTAGATATGTTTGGGCCTGTTAGGGGACTTCAGATTCAACTCAAAGCAAGAAGTTTAAGCTCCTTCAAATGGGATGCGGCTTAgaattctcaagaaaggattaagGCACAGCTTGTGGCAGCTGAAGTGTGTTTCGCTGTGCTTATTTTATAATCTGCTGCAGAAAATTAGATACAAAAGCAGGTCAAACAAACACTCAAATTTGCAAAAGAAGGTTGGAGAAACAGGGTTATCATGATAACCGCAATGCCACACACAGCCTAATCTCACTTGTACTAGCCTCCCTGAGAAAGCCATCTTCTAGACGAAGCAAAGCTCCCCCAATACATGGTTATCCAATCTTCAGCATATGCTTATTGGTTAACTATTCTTAGCTGAATGGAACTTATTTAGCACCTTTTCAATGAGGATGATTAGATCCAGTTCCACCGGATGTGCTTACAAGTTACAATTTGGACATGAAAACGCCTTTATGTAAGCTTTTATTAAGGTGTTAATATTACAGTTCGAAAATGCCTAACTTATACTCTCACATCCTATGCTATGTTAAAAAAAAAGCATCAGAGCAGATCTCTTCTCTGATTAGTTTCCTAGAAGAACTTGTCTAGGGGCACATTAGATGATTTAACTAAGCTTTTGCATTCAACCACACGCCAATTTCTCACACTTAACCTAATGTATGCATCCGGCTACTCTTCTTCTATCTGTACTGTGCAGACCATTTATCCAAAAGCACCGTAATAAATGATTAAACAAAGGGGGTTATCATCCCATTCATATTCTACGAGACACATGTCATATTAGTTAAAGAATGATATATCCTCTATGTTTTGAACTTATATAATATCAACACTGCAATCGAACATCTTATTTCAGTTATCCAAATTAAATGTGCAGTATTGGTGGTATCAGCTTGTTTGAAAAGCACAAACTTGGTCAAGCATCCCAAGTTATCATGCGTTCCATATTTTAGCAATCAGATACTTCCAATTTTTTCATGCGGTGCTATGTGTTTATGTCCTTTTTTTGCTTTACGACTACAATCCAAATGAAATGCAAGCACTACCCTGCGTGATAGAAATTGTGAAGGCAATATTTTGGGGCAAGACTATAAACTTAAGTgcagagcaaaaaaaaaaaaagtcaacCCTATGCCACATCGACATAATTTTGCACAATATCTGACGATGTAAATTCATGGCATCTGACGTGCCAAAAAAACTGAAGATGAACAATGGAAATGTTTGTCATAATGCACTGCAACCTCACAGGTCCTAAGCCCACACTTCTAAGATCTGGCAAGATAACAGGATCCAATAGTTCCAACAGAACCATTTCACGCGTCGAATAGGCAAGAGCACCAGAGAAATGTTTACGTCGGACATGGCAAGCGCGAGATCTCTGGCTCCTGGCAAAGATGGGATAGGAGGGATGCGTACCGTAACGCGCCCAGAGCTGAGGCTGGACGCCGGAGCACTCGCGGATGAGGATGGGGAGAGCGGGGTTGTGGGTCTTGATGTCCCCGTAGTTCTTCTTGACGAACTCCCTGCGAATCAGATCACGAATCCAGCACCAAGGACATGAGAGAGGAACCAATTTTAGGGAGAGATGGGGGGGAGAAGAGTCGGGTGGTGGGAGGAGGAGGGTGCTGGTGGGAGCTACCGGGCGGGGCCGCTGGCCGGGGAAGACTGGCAGAAGAGGAAGCGGATCTCCTTCACGCTCCGGGACAGGCTCGACCGCCACGCCATCGCCGCCGGCTCCTCTGCTCTTCTTGGATCCTTGTCTCTCTCTCAGCTGTATCTTCTTCCTCTGCTGTGGAATGGGGATTGGGGAGATGCCACCGCGGATGAACGGTCTGACCAGCCGCGGGCGTCTAGTTGGATCCACGCCGTCCGATCACTAAAATGGTGCGGCGTTAGATTAGACTAGGGTTCCGTCTTTCGGTCTTTGCATCAAtcaagtctatacctaataataaagcagctaaggtttctgccaaaattttcgtccaactttttattAGACGGTtgtaccctcccaccaaatcgcataatacaTCAATTTGCCATGGTACCGGTTCGGCATGGCCCCGCACGGCCACAGCACCTCCGCTCGCCGCGGCACCAGCTGGTCAACGCTGCCTTCCGCCCACCCGCGCTTCGCCCTGCCAAGGCCCGCACAACCTCGCCCCACCGCTTCCGCCCATCCACCCTGGCCCAGACCGTGTCCGGCACCACGCGGTCCCTCCGCCGCCCACACCAGGTCGCCACCATCGAGCGCATCCCGCCGCAGATCCCGCGCAAACCAGCGCCGCGCGCCTCCAGCTCGCAGCTGACCCACCGCACCGCCGCCAGACCCGCGCGCAACTGCCTCCGCTTGCACATCCCGCGCCTTCCGCCTTGCTGCTACGCATGGCGGGTGAAGGGGATGCTTTCTCCAGCCGCACTCCACTGGCTCCTTCAGCTGGACGACAGGAATCGGCACTTGCGACCTCTGCAAGGCCCAGCGCGAGGCGCGAGCTGTCCTGGGCTCCTGACCAATGGCTATTTGGCGCGTGTTAGTCATCCAGCCACGCTCCACTAGCTACTGGAGATGGGAGATGGACGAACACCGTGAGTTCAAGCGTGGGCTTCACTGCCGCCCTTGAGCTGTGCACTTCCGCATGACTGCATCCCCGGCTAGCAGCTACCACGCATGCGAAATTGATGCCGTATCGTTGTAGTTATGTATAGCTCTGTTCATCTATTTGCAAGAGATCAGAGATTGTCCACGGTTAATCGATAAGAGAGAGGGGATAAGGACACCACGTGTGTGATGCAAAATAATCATGGTCCTTAAAATCAGCTTCACCTATAATTTAATATAAATATTAAATTAATAATAGTGCACGAAATGTAGTACTCCCCATCCTAAAGATTGTCTGAGATTTatttaaatttaaatgtatctagacactaaatagtagTAGATACAACTAATTTTGACAAACTTCCGACGCTCTTGTGGAACGGATGGAGTAGATGGCATATAACGCACTATTTCCATAGATCTTTTTCTCCCCGTTTGTGTGTTCGATCGTGGGGCTCGAAGTAGTCGCAATGGAGGCTAGGACATCGTCTCGGTTGGCGTCTAAGCGCGGGCTACGAGACGTGATGGCTCGCTAGAGCTCGTGCAGGCAGAGCGGCTTGCATCATGGTTGACACGGCGGTGTCTTCTCAGTCCTCAAAACTACCCACGATAGGCGACTGCCATACGACGAATCACAACATGCTCCTTCTAAGGCGGCGGCAATAATCATGGTTGGAATATAAAAACAAGCCCGACCACCTCGACCTACATGAGCGATGGGAGCACCTGTTCGAGGGTTGCACAGCTATGCATTGTGTGCTGCTTCTGGTCGTGCATCGAAGCAAGGGGACAAGAACTTGATGCGAGCAAGCAAAAAAGAAGGGGAGCGGCTCCTTGCGGTGTTGCGAGAAGAGATGAGTGAGGCAATAATTCGTGCGTGCTTGCGGTTGGATACATTTCGGGAGAAACTATCTTCGACTCTTGCTGTGGCGTCTAGCTAGGTCGGTTGGTCCAGTACGTGGGGGATTCTGCCAGTTTTTTCTTTTAAGAAAAAGATAGGAAAGGTTTGGCGCTTTAAAGAGGTTTTTAAACACTAAAGTTTTTGGAAAACCTTGCTCACTAAATTTatgtgattttttttaaaaatctaTTTGGTAATATCTATATGTCTCAACAATAGCCTAGAAAGTCCAGCGTGAATCATTTGGGCAAGGTTTTTAAAAACTTTCTGATTTGTTTCTGTACAATTATAAAAGACCAAATATTTACCGCGTATCTAGCCCTAAATATGTGCAACCATGGCAACACACAGGCAACAATGGGACATAAATTCATAAGCGAACTATATAAATGGGCATATAAAGACATATATCGCCGTCCATACTCAGTTGGACGAAAAAACAGGAAAAGGACAAAGTAATGCTCCCTAGATTATCGAGTCATATGGTTATTTTTAGTACTAAATTTTATAACTATGTTTAAAATATTATGTGTGTGCACTAGCTGTaaatttgtttgaattcataTCTTAA
This region of Lolium perenne isolate Kyuss_39 chromosome 2, Kyuss_2.0, whole genome shotgun sequence genomic DNA includes:
- the LOC127306862 gene encoding NADH dehydrogenase [ubiquinone] 1 alpha subcomplex subunit 2-like; the encoded protein is MAWRSSLSRSVKEIRFLFCQSSPASGPAREFVKKNYGDIKTHNPALPILIRECSGVQPQLWARYDMGVERCVHLDGLTEAQIDKKLEELAKQGAHKAK